One Ornithinicoccus hortensis genomic window, TAGGGCAGCCCCAGCACGCGCGCCACGGCCGCGGCGTTACCCAGCATCGGGTAGGTCTCCTCCGCGCCGACGATCGAGCACGGGATGATCGGCACCTCGCAGCGCAGCGCCGCGGCCACGAACCCGCCGCGGCCGAACCGCTGCAACCGGTAGCGGTCCTTGAACGGTTTGCCGACCCCCTTGAAGCCCTCCGGCCAGACGCCGACGACCTCGCCGGAGCGCAGCAACCGCTCGGCGTCGGCGTTGGTCGCCAGGGTGCTGCCCATCCGGCGGGCCACCGGGCCCATCACCGGGGTGCCGAAGACCAGGTCGGCGCCCAGCATCCGCAGGTTGCGCTGCCGGGGGTGGGTGTCGTGCACGGCCACCTGGGTCATCAGGGAGTCCAGCGCCACGGTGCCGCTGTGGTTGGCGACCACCAGGGCGCCCCCCTCGGCGGGGATGTTCTCCACGCCCCGCACCTCGACCCGGAACCAGGTCTTGTAGAGCGGGCGTAGCAGGGGCAGCACCACGTGGTCGGTGAAGTCGGCGTCGAAGCCGAACTCGTCGATCGAGTAGTCCCCGGTCAGTCGCCGCCGCAGGAAGGCCAGCGTGCCGGCGACGGCGCGGTCCAGGTCGGCCCCGGTCAACCCGGCGACGGCACCCGCGCCGCGCAACGCCTGGATGACCAGCATCACCAACCGTTCCAGGTCGGACTCGGCGGGCGTCGCGGACTGCGTCTCCTGCGTCACATCAGCTCCTGCTCGGCGTGCTGCTCGGGGCGGTCCCGGTCCCGCGTGGCGGACAGGAAGGACTCGTAGGCGCTGCGGGTGGTGTATGCCGGGGCGAACCCCAGCTCCGTTCGCATCCGGGTGGTGTCCACCACGCGGCCGAAGGCCAGGCCGTCCATCTGGTCGCTGGGCAGTGAGGCCCACCCTGCCTTGCGGACCGCCCAGTTCAACGCGCCCCGGGTCCCCGGCACGACCGGCATCCACGGCCGGCCGGTCATGGCCACCGCCTGGCTGGTGGCCAGCACCCCGTCGCCGGCCACGTTGCAGGTGCCGACGGCCGGGCCGACGGTGGCCCGCACCATCGCCGCGACGGCGTCGTCCTCGTGCAGGAACTGCAACCGGCCGTCCCGACCGAACGGGACCGGCAGCACGGGCATCGTGAAGTAGTCGGTCAGGACCGTCCGGATGCTGGGGCCGATCACGTTGGCCATCCGGAGCATGGTCACCTCGAGCTCCGGGCGCCGCCGGGAGAGCCCGCGCACGTAGCCCTCGACCTCCATCGAGTCGCGGGCGAAGCCCGAGCGCGGGATGACGCGGGCCGGCATCTCCTCGGTGAACACCGCCGGGTCCCGCGGGGAGGAGCCGTAGACCCCGGCCGTGGACTTCACCACGACCCGCTGGACCGACTCGGTTTTCTGGCAGGCGGCCAGCAGCTGCATCGTGCCGAGCACGTTGATGTCCTTTTGCACCACCCGTCCGCCGGCGTCCCGCGGCGTGGCGATGACCCCCATGTGCACGACCGTGTCGACCTGCGCCTGGGCCATCAGCCGGCCCACCAGCGGGCTGCGGATGTCGGTGCGCACGAACTCGCCGCGGCCGATGGGGTGGGCGGGCGCCACGAGGTCGACGCCGATCACCCGCTCGACGTCCGGGTCCTCGGACAGCCGACGGGTCACCCGCCCGGCCAACTCCCGGGCGACCCCGGTAACCATGACTATCCGGGCCATCGACCGTCCCCGTGCGACGCGACCGGCGAACTCATGAGGTGCAACCTACCTCCCACCACGGCTCCCCGGACAAACCAACGGCGCCGTTCCCCGAGGGTCCGGCGCCGTCACAGGCTCACTTCTTGTTGCGACGCTGGTGACGCGTCTTCCGCAACAACTTGCGGTGCTTCTTCTTCGCCATGCGCTTGCGGCGCTTCTTGATGACAGAGCCCATTGGCTCACCATGTCCTTCGTCTCGTGGGTGTCGATCGGGCCGGACGGGCCGCGTGCCGCCAGGCAGCGGGACCGACCGAACAGTCGGCCTAGCGTAACCGGCGGGGTCCGGCGGACCCAAACGCGGCCCGGCGGGTCAGGCGGTGCCGTGGTAGGAACCGCGCAGGTATTCGTCGACGGCCTTCTCCGGCACCCGGAACGAGCGCCCTACCCGCACGGCGGGCAGCTCACCGGAGTGGACCAACCGGTAGACCGTCATCTTGGACACCCGCATCACGGCCGCCACCTCGGCCACCGTCATGAATGTCATCCCGGCCATCGGGGTTTCCTCAGCCATCGACGCGTTCCGTTCTCTCGCACATCACTCGATCGGGGCCACCGCGCGGCTTCCCCTCCGGCCATGGCACCTTTACTGTCGGGTAAACACTAGGGGCTGATGGTGCGTTTGCGAAAGTAGTGACGCAGGTTTGTCCAGTCGACACGCCTGGAAGCGCCGATTTTCTGGCCTGTTTCGTGCCGGCTGGGTCGCGCTCGCCCAGGGATGGCTGTCAGTCGAACCAGGGGTCCAGGCCCCACGGCGGGAACGACGCGCGGCGGCTCGCCATGACGGCGGCGTCCACCGGGTCCTCCGGCTGGTAGCCCTCCGACCACGTGCCGTACTCGATGTCCCGCCCCCCGAGGTCCCCCATCCGCGCCGGCCCGACCCGGCCATACACCTGGTTGGTGTAGTCCAGCCAGGACTGCGGCACCTCCGTGGTGAGTGGGACGGGACGGTGCGCGGCCACGGCGGTGAGGTGGGTCCAGGCCCGCGGGACGACGTCCACCAGCTCGTAGCCACCCCCGCCGAGCGCGACCCACCGGCCGCCGCACAGCTCGTGCGCCAGGTCGTGCACGGCCCCGGTGGCGGCGACCATCCCGTCGATCGAGACGGCGAGGTGGGCCAGCGGGTCGGCGAAGTGGCAGTCGCAGCCGTGCTGGGTGACCAGCACCTGGGGGCGGAAGGCGCGCAGCAGCGGCGGCACGACCGCGTAGAAGGCCCGCAACCAGGCGGTGTCGCCGGATCCCGGCGGCAGGGCCACGTTGACCGCGCTGTCCGGGGCGTCGGGACCGCCGGTGTCGCCGGGGAAGCCGGTGCCCGGGAAGAGTGCCTGGCCGCTCTCGTGGATCGAGCAAGTGAGCACCCTCGGGTCGTTCCAGAAGACCCGCTCGACCCCGTCCCCGTGGTGCACGTCCAGGTCGACGTAGGCGACCCGTTCCACCCCCTGGGCCAGCAGCCAGGAGATCCCCACCGCGATGTCGTTGTAGACACAGAAGCCGGCGGACCGGTCCGGCATCGCGTGGTGCAGCCCCCCGGCGATGTTCACCGCGTGGGCGGCCTGCCCCTCCCAGACGGCCCGGCAGGCCTTCAGCGTGCCGCCCACGGCCAGCGAGGTCGCCTCGTGCATCCCGGCGAAGGCGGGGGTGTCCTCGCTGCCCAGCCCGAACGAGCCGTCGGCCAGCCCCGGGTCGGCGGACAACTCGCTGACCCGGTCCACCAGTTCGGGGGTGTGCACCGTCAGCAGGTCCTCGCGCGTGGCCGCCTCCGTCGGCTCCACCCGCACCGTGGGGGCGTCCAGGATCCCCAGGTCCTGGCTCAACCGGTGGGTCAGGTCCAACCGGGAGGGGTGCATGGGGTGTCCCGGCCCGAAGTCGTAGGCCGTGAAACGCTGGTCCCAGACGACCATGGCGTCGATCATGGGTTCACGCTAGACCACGACGGTCGGGCGAGACGAGGAGAGGCACAGATGAGCAAGCACCGCCTGTTCGACGAGGACGTCCTGGTGATCGGGCTGGGCCGGTTCGGCGCCGCGGCCGCGATGGAGATGGACCGCCTCGGCTACCGGGTGCACGCGATCGAGTCGGACACCGCGCTGGCCGAGCGGTTCTCCCGCAAGCTGATGCGGGTGCTCTCCATCGACGCCACCGACCCGGAGGCGATGCGCCAGGCCAAGCCAGGCTCGTTCCGGGTCGCCGTGGTGGGGATCGGCACGTCCATCGAAGGGTCCCTGCTCACGGCCGGGAACCTGGTGGACGCCGGGGTCGCCTCGATCTGGGCCAAGGCGGTCTCCGGGGAGCACGCCCGGTTGCTCGAGCGGATCGGGGTGCACCACGTGATCTTCCCCGAGGCCGAGTCCGGCAGCCGAGTGGCCCACCTCGTCAACGGCAGGATGCAGGGCTACATCGAGTTCGAGGACGGCTACGCCATCGTGAAGATGTCGCCGCCGCAGGAGATGATCGGTTTCACCCTCGCCGAGAGCGACATCCGCAAGCGCTACGGCGTGACGATCGTGGGCATCAAGGCGCCCGGCGAGGACTTCACCCACGCCGTGCCCGACACCAAGGTCGGCGAGCACCACCGGCTGATCGTGTCCGGGCCCAGCCAGCTCATCGAACAACTCGCCGCGCGGCCCTGACCTGGGCCGGCTGCGGGGGCCGGCGAAAGCGGGCGCTCAGAGGTTGGTCGGGGTGCCCCCGGAGGACCCCAGGGGCAGCACCATGGCCGTCTCCTCCGCATCCTCGTCCGTGTCCACACCGCGGATCCGCATCGGCCGACGGCTGTCGGTCGGGCGGAACCCGAAACTGCTGGCGAAGGCGACGGCCCGGCCGTTGTCGGTGCCCACCCAGTAGACGATGTGCTTCATCTCGTCCTTGCGCGCCTGCTGCGCCGCGGCCTCCATCAGCCGCCGCGCCACACCGGCACCGCGCTGCTCGGGGGCGACCCACAGTCCGAACAGTTCCGCCACGCCCTCCTCGACGTAGCGTTCCTGGCCGATGCTGGCTACCCCCACGACGGCACCGTCACGCTCGGCGAGGAGCCGGCGCGAGCGGTTCATCCGGTCCCGCCACCGGCTCTCGGGGTATTCCTTCTCCTCCTCGACGGAGGCCACGAACGCCTCGGGGGACTCGGTCAGCGCACGCAGCCGGACGTCCTTGTAATCGGACCAATGCTCTTCGTCCAACACCCGCACGCTGATCTCTGTCATGCGCCAACCTTGCCACAGCCCGGCCCCCTGGTGCGATGCGCCCTCCCGGAAACGACCGGTGCTGCGAGGTCAGACCAGGTCAGTTCCCCGCCGACAACTCCCGGGACCTGCGGGCCGCGGCCTCGATGGCGGTGAGGAAGGCGGCACGCACCTTGTGGTCCTCCAGCTCGCGCAACGCGGCGACGCTGGTGCCACCGGGGCTGGAGACCTGCTCGCGGAGCACGGTGGGGTGCTCCCCCGTCTGCCGGATCATCGTCGCCGCGCCGTAGAGCGTCTGCACGGCCAACTCGGTGGCCGTCGAGCGGGGCAGGCCGAGGAGCACGCCCGCCTCGATCATCGCCTCCACCACGTAGAAGATGTATGCCGGACCGCTGCCACTGAGCGCGGTCACCGCATCCAGGTGCTTCTCGTCGAGCACGACGACCTTGCCGAAGGTGGTCAGCAGCCGCTCGGCCTGCTCCAGGTGCTCGTCGGTGCAGTGCCGACCCGGACTCATCACCGACATCGCCTGGTCCACCAGCGCGGGGGTGTTCGGCATCACCCGGACCACGCTGGTGCCCTCGGGCAGGCGCTGTTCCAGGTAGTCGGTGGTGATGCCGGCCGCGATCGAGATCACCAGGGCGGCGGGCGCGAGGTGGCCGGTGAGCTCGGTGAGCAGGGAGTTCATGTCCTGCGGCTTGACCGCCAACACGACCACGTCGGCATTGGTGGCCGCCTCCGCAGGTCCGGCCGCCCGCACGAAGTGCTCGTCGGCCAGCTCCTGGGCGCGCCTGGTGTCCCGGTCACAGACGACCAGGGCGCCCCGGTCGTGCCCCGCCCGGACCAGCGCCGACAGCAGCGTGCCGCCCATGACGCCGGCCCCCATGATGGTCACGCTCTCCATACTGGGTGCTCCTCGCCCCTCGTCATCGGTGGTGCGTCAGCCCCGGGTGGCCAGGGCGCGCAGGAAGAATCGCAGGTTGGACGGTCGTTCCGCCATCCGGCGCATCAGGTAGCCGTACCATTCCTCGCCGTAGGGGATGTAGACGCGGACCCGCTCGCCCCGCTCCGCCAACCGGACCTGTTCGTCGGGGCGGATCCCGAGCAGCATCTGGTACTCGTAACTACCCGGCCGCCGACCGTGCCGGTCGGCGAGCACCCCGGCGATCTCGACGAGCCGTGGGTCGTGGCTGGCCACCATCGGGTAGCCCTCGCCGGCCATCAGGATCTTCAGACACCGCACGTAGGCCTTGTCGACCTCCGCCTTGTCCTGGTAGGCCACCGACTCCGGCTCGCGGTAGGTGCCCTTGCAGAGCCGCACCCGGCTGCCCTCCCCCGCCAGGTCCCGGCAGTCCGCCTCCGTGCGGTACAGGTAGGACTGCAGCACCGCCCCCACCCACGGCCAGTCCTGACGCAGCTCGCGCAGCGTCTCCAGCGTGGCGTCTGTGGTGGTGTGGTCCTCCATGTCGAGGGTCACCGTGGTCCCCACGTTCGCGGCGGCCTGGCAGATCCGGCGGGCGTTGTCCAACGCGATCCGGTCCCCGTCCCGCCCCAGCGCCTGCCCCAGCGCACTCAACTTCAGGCTCACCTCGACCCGGCCGTCGGACGTGGCGCCGGCCTCGGCGAGCGCGGTCAGCAGCTCCAGGTAGGCGTCCCGGGTGTGCGCCGCCATCTCCGGGTCCAGGGTGTCCTCACCCAGGTAGTCGATGGTCGCCAGCCGGTTCGTGGCGGCCAGCTCCCCCGCGACCGCCACCGCGTTGGCGGTGCTCTCCCCTGCCACGAAACGCTGCACCACCGATCGGCTGACCGGCGCCTTCTCGATGGTGTCCCGCATCGTCGTGCTGCGGGACATCGCCAAGAGGCTCTGTCGCATCAACGTGGCCGGATCAAGCTGTGCCGGGTCCATCGGGCCTCCTCGTCCGCCCTCGGGTCATCGGCGCCGGCGCGGCACCGGCGGCTCTCCCCAGGCTAGTGCCTGCCCACCCCCACCCCCGACCAGACGTCCCACCTGGCGGCCCCAGCCCCCGTCCAGACGCGTGAGCGGGCGGCCCCAGCACCCGTCCAGACGTGTGAGCTGGCGGTGATTCGCCCCCACCGGACGTCTCGCCTGGCGATCCCGGGCGAGGGTCTCGAGCCGCGTAGGCAGGTCGCATGAAGCTCCCGGGTGGTCCGCGTGTGAGCAACCAGCGCCGTACAGGGTGGTGCGGTCAGGTGTGCGCACTCTTGGGGCAGTTCTGGGGGATGCCAAGGCCAACGCGACCATCGGCCGCGCGCCTTCCGGTGAGGGCGCACATCGCAGGGACACTTCACGCGTTCGGTGGCAGCCAGACACCGCCAGCTCATGCGTCTGGTCAGGGTCGGAACCCGCCAGCTCACGCGTCTGGTGGGGGTGGGAGGCCGCCCGCTCGCACGTCTGGTGGGGGTGGGAGACCGCCCGCTCACGCGTCTGGTGGGGGTCTGGGGCCGCCAGCTCGCGCGTCCGGTCGGTTAAGGCGGCGGGAGGACCGAGGTGACGGCGCGGGTGAGCAGGTCGACGATCTCGGTGACCTCCTCGGACGTCACGACGAGGGGTGGGCCGAGGAGGACGAGGTCGCCGCGGGAGCCGTCGGCGCAGCCGGTGGAGGAGTACACCAGCAGCCCCAGCTCGCGGGCGGCGGCGACGACCCGCTCGGTGACCCGCAGCGACCGGTCGAAGGGCTCGCGGGACTCCCGGTCCGCGACGAACTCGACGCCCACGAGCAGGCCCCGGCCGCGGACGTCCCCGACGTTCGGGTGCGCCCCGAGGGACCGCACGATCTCGGCCGCCAATTGCGCGCCACGATCCGCCGAGGCCTCCACGAGTCGCTCCTCGCGCAGCCGGCGGAGCACGGCCAGACCGGTGGCGGCACCGACCTGGTGGTGGGAGTGGGTGAAGCCGTGCACGAACCCGGCGGTCGAGATCGCCTCGTGGACCGGCCCGCTGGCCACCGCCAGGCCCAAAGGCCAGTAGCCCGACGACGCGCCCTTGCCCGCCGTCAGCAGGTCGGGACGCAGCCCCCAGTGGTCGCTGCCGAACCAGGCACCGGTCCGTCCGAAGCCGGTCATCACCTCGTCGGCGATGACGAGCACGCCGTGCCGGCGGCAGACCTCGGCCACGGCGGGCCAGTAGTCGTCCGGCGGCACGCACGCGCCCAGCGCCGCGCCCGCAACCGGCTCGGCGATGAACGCCGCCACCTGCCCGGGCCCCACGCTGGTGATCAGCTCCTCCAACGCCTCGGCCTGGCGCGCCCCGCACCCCACGGGGTGGCTGTCCGGGAAGGGGCAGCGGTACTCGTAGGGCGTGCTCGTATGCCGGGCGTGCCCCAGCCACGGCTCGTAGGGCCGGCGCAGCGACGGTCGACCGGAGACGTCCAGCGCCCCACGGGAGTTGCCGTGGTAGGCGCCGACCCGCCCGATCACCACCGACCGGTCCTCCCCCCGGGCGAGGTGGTAGGCGCGGGCCATCTTCAGGGCCGTCTCGACCGCCTCGCTGCCCCCGGAGACCGGGTAGACCCGCGGGTCGTCGACCGGGAGGACCTCGGCCAGTTCCAGGGCGTAGGTCTCCAGCACCTCGGAGGTGAAGACCGACCCGTGGGCATAGGCGACGGCGCCGGCCTGCTCGGCCATCGCCGCGACCACCTCGCCCCGGCCGTGACCGACCCCGACCACGATCGCGCCGCCCGCGGCATCGAGGTAGCGTCGACCCTCCTCGTCGAACATCTGCACGCCGCGTGCGTGGCTGACCCGGGGCGGACCGGCGGCGGTGGCCCGGGAGAAGACGTGCCCGCTCACCGGTTACCCACCGCCATCACCGGGTCCTCACTCCAGCACCCGCACGCGCCCCCGCCGCTCAGCGCCGGCTCACCGTGCGACGACCTCGACCACGGCCTCGGCGAGGATCCGCAGCCCGGTCTCGACCTCGGACCGGTCGATCACCAGGGGCGGGGCCATCCGGACGACGTTCTCACCGGCCTCCAGGACGAGCAGACCACGCTCGAAGGCCGCCATCTGCACCGCCTCGGCGATCTCGCCGCTGGGGAACTCGATGCCGATCATCAGGCCCACGCCGCGCACGTCGACCAGCGTGTCCGGGTGCTGCGCCTGCAGCGCGCGCAGGCCCTCGAGCAGCGCGTTGCCCTGCTCCGTGGCGTTCTCCAGCAGGCCCTCCTCGCGGATCACCTGCAGCGTGGCCAGGCCGGCCGCGCAGGGCACCGGGCTGCCGCCATACGTCGAGCCGTGCGCCCCGACGCCCCAGCTCTCCATGATCGAGGCCCGCGCGATGAACGCCCCGAGCGGCAGGCCGGAGGCGAGCCCCTTGGCGCTGAGCAGGATGTCCGGCTCGACCCCGGTGTGCTCGATGGCCCACATCTTCCCGGTGCGCCCCGCCCCGGACTGCACCTCGTCGGCGACCAGCAGGATGCCGTAGCGGTCGCACAGCTCGCGCAGGTCGGCCATCCACCCGTCGGCGGGCACGATGTAGCCACCCTCCCCCTGGATCGGCTCGACGAAGATCGCCGCCACCTCCGAGGGGTCGACGTCGTAGCGGAACAGGGTGTTCTCCAGGTAGTCGATCGTCCCGGTGTCGCGCCCGCCCTCCGCGGCGATCCGCGGGTCGGCGAACGGCACGTGGTGCACGCCGGGCAGCAGGGGGCCGAACCCCTTGTGGTACTTCGCCTTCGAGGCGGTCAGGCTCAGCGCTCCGTAGGTCCGGCCGTGGAACGCGCCGTTGAAACTGATCACGTACGGCCGCCCGGTCGCGTAGCGCGACAGCTTGAGCGCACCCTCGACGGCCTCGGCGCCGGAGTTGGTCAGGAAGACCCGCACCGGGTCGCTCATCGGCGCGACGTCGGCCAGCGCTTGGCACATCTGCGAGTAGATCGGCAGGAAGAAGTCGCTCGCGGAGTAGTGCAGCAGGTCGGCCGCCTGCTCCTGCACCGCCCGCACGACGGTGGGGTGCGCGTGCCCGGTCGAGTTCACCGCGATCCCGGCGTTGAAGTCGAGGAACAGGTTGCCGTCGACGTCCTCGAGCGTCGAGCGCCACCCGCGACGCGGCGCCAGCGGGTAGGCGCGCGGCAGGGAGGGGCTGGTCACGGCACCGTCCGCGGACAGCACCTCCTGGGCCGCCGGGCCGGGCAGCGCGGTCCGCACGTCGGGCACCGGCCGCTGCGGGTCGAACCACTCGGGTTGCTGCTCGCCGGTGCCGGTGAGTTCGGCGCGGACGTCTGTCGTGGTCATCGGGACCACCTCTCTGTGCCGGTCAGGCACGCTCTGCAGGACGGGGTATGCCGTGGGGCGGGGGCACCGCCCCACGGCGGGGGCATGTCGTAGGTCGGGTCGGACGCGCCCGGTCAGGACACGACGCTCTGGGACTGTTCGCGCAGGTAGAGACCGAGGTAATACAGGCCGCCACCGGCCTTGCCGGAGCTGCCCGAACCCTTCCAGCCGCCGAACGGTTGGACCCCGGGCCAGGCGCCGGTGGTGGCACCGGCGGGCCGGTTCACGTAGACGACCCCGGCGTGGATGGTGTCCAGGAACCAGTCGATCTCCGCGTCGTCCCCGGAGAAGAAGCCGGCGGTCAGGCCGAGCGGGGTCTCGTTGGCGCGGGCCATCGCCTCGTCCAGGGAGTCCACCGCGGTGACCGCGACGAACGGGACGAACAGCTCCTCGGCGAACAGCCAGTCGTCCGAGCGCAGGTTGCCCACGACCGTGGCCTGGACGTAGTGTCCGGGGAACCCGTCGGTGCCCTGGAGGACCTCGCCACCGGCGACGACCCGTCCGGACTCCCGGGCGTGGTTCACCGCCTTCTCGAACCGGGCGACGGCGTCGGCGTCGATCACCGGGCCCATGAAGGTGTCCCGCTCCAGCGGGTCGGCCGGGGTGACCTCCTCGGCCTTGGCGGCCAGCTTCGCGAGGAACTCGTCGTGCACCGAGGCGTCGACGTAGACCCGGGAGCAGGCCGAGCACTTCTGCCCGGAGAAGCCGAACGCGGACCGGGCGACACCCTGGGCGGCCTTGTCCAGGTCGGCCGAGGCGGCCACGATCGTCG contains:
- a CDS encoding lysophospholipid acyltransferase family protein, whose protein sequence is MTQETQSATPAESDLERLVMLVIQALRGAGAVAGLTGADLDRAVAGTLAFLRRRLTGDYSIDEFGFDADFTDHVVLPLLRPLYKTWFRVEVRGVENIPAEGGALVVANHSGTVALDSLMTQVAVHDTHPRQRNLRMLGADLVFGTPVMGPVARRMGSTLATNADAERLLRSGEVVGVWPEGFKGVGKPFKDRYRLQRFGRGGFVAAALRCEVPIIPCSIVGAEETYPMLGNAAAVARVLGLPYLPLTPTFPWLGPLGMIPLPSKWYIEFGAPIDTSGRGEGAAEDPAVVYELTDRVRETIQHTLFELLRERTSVFY
- a CDS encoding NAD-dependent epimerase/dehydratase family protein, producing MARIVMVTGVARELAGRVTRRLSEDPDVERVIGVDLVAPAHPIGRGEFVRTDIRSPLVGRLMAQAQVDTVVHMGVIATPRDAGGRVVQKDINVLGTMQLLAACQKTESVQRVVVKSTAGVYGSSPRDPAVFTEEMPARVIPRSGFARDSMEVEGYVRGLSRRRPELEVTMLRMANVIGPSIRTVLTDYFTMPVLPVPFGRDGRLQFLHEDDAVAAMVRATVGPAVGTCNVAGDGVLATSQAVAMTGRPWMPVVPGTRGALNWAVRKAGWASLPSDQMDGLAFGRVVDTTRMRTELGFAPAYTTRSAYESFLSATRDRDRPEQHAEQELM
- a CDS encoding 30S ribosomal protein bS22, with translation MGSVIKKRRKRMAKKKHRKLLRKTRHQRRNKK
- a CDS encoding helix-turn-helix domain-containing protein, yielding MAEETPMAGMTFMTVAEVAAVMRVSKMTVYRLVHSGELPAVRVGRSFRVPEKAVDEYLRGSYHGTA
- a CDS encoding acetoin utilization protein AcuC; translation: MIDAMVVWDQRFTAYDFGPGHPMHPSRLDLTHRLSQDLGILDAPTVRVEPTEAATREDLLTVHTPELVDRVSELSADPGLADGSFGLGSEDTPAFAGMHEATSLAVGGTLKACRAVWEGQAAHAVNIAGGLHHAMPDRSAGFCVYNDIAVGISWLLAQGVERVAYVDLDVHHGDGVERVFWNDPRVLTCSIHESGQALFPGTGFPGDTGGPDAPDSAVNVALPPGSGDTAWLRAFYAVVPPLLRAFRPQVLVTQHGCDCHFADPLAHLAVSIDGMVAATGAVHDLAHELCGGRWVALGGGGYELVDVVPRAWTHLTAVAAHRPVPLTTEVPQSWLDYTNQVYGRVGPARMGDLGGRDIEYGTWSEGYQPEDPVDAAVMASRRASFPPWGLDPWFD
- a CDS encoding potassium channel family protein, which gives rise to MSKHRLFDEDVLVIGLGRFGAAAAMEMDRLGYRVHAIESDTALAERFSRKLMRVLSIDATDPEAMRQAKPGSFRVAVVGIGTSIEGSLLTAGNLVDAGVASIWAKAVSGEHARLLERIGVHHVIFPEAESGSRVAHLVNGRMQGYIEFEDGYAIVKMSPPQEMIGFTLAESDIRKRYGVTIVGIKAPGEDFTHAVPDTKVGEHHRLIVSGPSQLIEQLAARP
- a CDS encoding GNAT family N-acetyltransferase; translation: MTEISVRVLDEEHWSDYKDVRLRALTESPEAFVASVEEEKEYPESRWRDRMNRSRRLLAERDGAVVGVASIGQERYVEEGVAELFGLWVAPEQRGAGVARRLMEAAAQQARKDEMKHIVYWVGTDNGRAVAFASSFGFRPTDSRRPMRIRGVDTDEDAEETAMVLPLGSSGGTPTNL
- the proC gene encoding pyrroline-5-carboxylate reductase; its protein translation is MESVTIMGAGVMGGTLLSALVRAGHDRGALVVCDRDTRRAQELADEHFVRAAGPAEAATNADVVVLAVKPQDMNSLLTELTGHLAPAALVISIAAGITTDYLEQRLPEGTSVVRVMPNTPALVDQAMSVMSPGRHCTDEHLEQAERLLTTFGKVVVLDEKHLDAVTALSGSGPAYIFYVVEAMIEAGVLLGLPRSTATELAVQTLYGAATMIRQTGEHPTVLREQVSSPGGTSVAALRELEDHKVRAAFLTAIEAAARRSRELSAGN
- a CDS encoding proline dehydrogenase family protein, with amino-acid sequence MSRSTTMRDTIEKAPVSRSVVQRFVAGESTANAVAVAGELAATNRLATIDYLGEDTLDPEMAAHTRDAYLELLTALAEAGATSDGRVEVSLKLSALGQALGRDGDRIALDNARRICQAAANVGTTVTLDMEDHTTTDATLETLRELRQDWPWVGAVLQSYLYRTEADCRDLAGEGSRVRLCKGTYREPESVAYQDKAEVDKAYVRCLKILMAGEGYPMVASHDPRLVEIAGVLADRHGRRPGSYEYQMLLGIRPDEQVRLAERGERVRVYIPYGEEWYGYLMRRMAERPSNLRFFLRALATRG
- a CDS encoding aspartate aminotransferase family protein — protein: MSGHVFSRATAAGPPRVSHARGVQMFDEEGRRYLDAAGGAIVVGVGHGRGEVVAAMAEQAGAVAYAHGSVFTSEVLETYALELAEVLPVDDPRVYPVSGGSEAVETALKMARAYHLARGEDRSVVIGRVGAYHGNSRGALDVSGRPSLRRPYEPWLGHARHTSTPYEYRCPFPDSHPVGCGARQAEALEELITSVGPGQVAAFIAEPVAGAALGACVPPDDYWPAVAEVCRRHGVLVIADEVMTGFGRTGAWFGSDHWGLRPDLLTAGKGASSGYWPLGLAVASGPVHEAISTAGFVHGFTHSHHQVGAATGLAVLRRLREERLVEASADRGAQLAAEIVRSLGAHPNVGDVRGRGLLVGVEFVADRESREPFDRSLRVTERVVAAARELGLLVYSSTGCADGSRGDLVLLGPPLVVTSEEVTEIVDLLTRAVTSVLPPP
- a CDS encoding aminotransferase class III-fold pyridoxal phosphate-dependent enzyme, giving the protein MTTTDVRAELTGTGEQQPEWFDPQRPVPDVRTALPGPAAQEVLSADGAVTSPSLPRAYPLAPRRGWRSTLEDVDGNLFLDFNAGIAVNSTGHAHPTVVRAVQEQAADLLHYSASDFFLPIYSQMCQALADVAPMSDPVRVFLTNSGAEAVEGALKLSRYATGRPYVISFNGAFHGRTYGALSLTASKAKYHKGFGPLLPGVHHVPFADPRIAAEGGRDTGTIDYLENTLFRYDVDPSEVAAIFVEPIQGEGGYIVPADGWMADLRELCDRYGILLVADEVQSGAGRTGKMWAIEHTGVEPDILLSAKGLASGLPLGAFIARASIMESWGVGAHGSTYGGSPVPCAAGLATLQVIREEGLLENATEQGNALLEGLRALQAQHPDTLVDVRGVGLMIGIEFPSGEIAEAVQMAAFERGLLVLEAGENVVRMAPPLVIDRSEVETGLRILAEAVVEVVAR